A genome region from Coffea arabica cultivar ET-39 chromosome 7e, Coffea Arabica ET-39 HiFi, whole genome shotgun sequence includes the following:
- the LOC113701208 gene encoding caffeoylshikimate esterase — protein sequence MLLLLVPCLSSAKNQHEQLHNNPIEAKVKTSSLRGKKRATMLRFEKFPWISQELQKIMDTNMQEVGARRLAREAFKDIQLSIDHILFKIPSDGLTMKESYQVNSKGLEYFSKSWVPQTSPPKAVVCYCHGYGDTCTFFFEGVARKLASSGYAVFAMDYPGFGLSEGLHGYIPSFDGLVDDVVEHFSKVKENPDFCGLPSFLFGQSMGGAVALKTHLKQPNSWNGAVLLAPMCKIADEMLPPWVLTQVLIGAAKLLPTRQLVPHKDLVHLAIRDVKKRNLLACNMIAYKHKPRLRTAVELLNTTQEIGQQLENVSLPLLVLHGKADGVTDPSVSKELYEKASSADKELILYDDAYHALLEGEPDEMILRVLGDIVSWLDAHSP from the exons ATGCTTCTGTTGTTGGTACCATGCTTATCGTCTGCTAAAAACCAGCACGAACAGCTTCATAACAATCCCATAG AGGCAAAGGTTAAAACTTCGTCCTTGAGGGGTAAgaaaagggctacaatgttgaggTTTGAGAAGTTCCCATGGATAAGTCAAGAGTTGCAGAAGATAATGGATACAAATATGCAAGAGGTTGGGGCCCGAAGGCTTGCTCGCGAGGCCTTCAAGGATATTCAACTTTCAATTGATCATATTTTGTTCAAG ATCCCAAGTGATGGCTTGACGATGAAGGAG TCATATCAGGTGAACTCTAAAGGATTGGAATATTTCTCGAAGAGTTGGGTGCCACAGACCAGTCCTCCCAAGGCAGTGGTTTGTTATTGTCATGGTTATGGAGACACTTGCACCTTTTTCTTTGAAG GAGTTGCTAGAAAGTTAGCCTCCTCCGGCTATGCAGTTTTTGCTATGGATTATCCTGGATTTGGACTTTCCGAGGGTCTTCATGGCTATATTCCAAGCTTTGACGGGCTAGTTGATGATGTGGTTGAGCATTTCTCAAAAGTTAAAG AAAATCCAGATTTCTGTGGTCTGCCAAGCTTCCTGTTTGGACAATCTATGGGAGGAGCTGTAGCTCTGAAGACTCACCTCAAACAGCCTAATTCATGGAATGGAGCTGTTCTTCTTGCACCGATGTGCAAG ATTGCAGATGAAATGCTTCCGCCATGGGTACTCACCCAAGTTCTTATTGGAGCGGCGAAACTTCTTCCAACACGGCAGCTAGTTCCACATAAGGATTTAGTTCACTTAGCAATCAGAGACGTCAAGAAAAGGAATTTG CTTGCGTGCAACATGATTGCTTACAAGCATAAACCAAGGCTACGAACTGCCGTAGAGTTACTGAACACCACCCAGGAAATAGGACAACAACTGGAGAAT GTTTCTCTGCCATTATTGGTCCTCCACGGCAAGGCTGATGGGGTAACAGATCCATCAGTTAGCAAGGAATTATATGAGAAGGCAAGCAGTGCAGACAAGGAACTGATTCTCTATGACGATGCTTATCATGCCCTTCTTGAAGGCGAGCCAGATGAGATGATACTTAGAGTGCTTGGTGACATCGTTTCTTGGCTTGATGCACATAGTCCCTGA